A DNA window from Trichomycterus rosablanca isolate fTriRos1 chromosome 11, fTriRos1.hap1, whole genome shotgun sequence contains the following coding sequences:
- the emc8 gene encoding ER membrane protein complex subunit 8 has protein sequence MPIKLTTQAYCKMLLHAAKYPHCAVNGLLVAEKQKDKKKEGHSNQILCVDCVPLFHGTLALAPMLEVALTLIDTWCKENKYVIAGYYHANERIKDTRPNQVAEKVAARILENFSEAGLIIVDNSRFTMGCFTPALCIYDHLDNKWKCRDPNIDSFEDWKEAQKIASALLENRSYENLVDFDNHLDDLRNDWTNPEINKSVLHLC, from the exons ATGCCTATCAAGCTGACCACTCAGGCTTACTGCAAGATGTTACTGCACGCAGCTAAATACCCTCACTGCGCGGTGAATGGACTGCTGGTGGCTGAAAAGCAGAAAGACAAGAAGAAAGAGGGACACAGTAACCAGATCCTCTGTGTGGACTGTGTGCCCCTCTTTCATGGTACACTAGCCCTGGCACCCATGTTAGAGGTGGCACTGACACTG ATTGATACTTGgtgtaaagaaaacaaatatgTCATAGCTGGTTACTATCATGCCAATGAACGCATAAAGGACACAAG GCCGAATCAAGTAGCTGAAAAGGTCGCTGCAAGAATTTTAGAAAACTTCAGTGAAGCCGGcttgataatt GTGGATAACAGCAGATTTACCATGGGGTGCTTTACACCGGCCCTTTGCATCTACGATCACCTTGACAATAAGTGGAAGTGCAGAGACCCAAACAT AGACTCATTTGAAGACTGGAAGGAGGCTCAGAAGATTGCATCAGCTCTGCTTGAGAACAGGTCCTATGAAAACCTCGTAGACTTTGACAACCACCTGGATGATCTCAGGAACGACTGGACGAACCCTGAAATCAACAAATCCGTCCTGCATCTATGCTGA